Genomic window (Vitis riparia cultivar Riparia Gloire de Montpellier isolate 1030 chromosome 4, EGFV_Vit.rip_1.0, whole genome shotgun sequence):
TTGAAGTCTTGTGCAATTTCACGGACAAGTCGTTGGAAGGGCAGCTTGCGGATCAAGAGCTCAGTGCTTTTCTGATACTTCCGAATTTCACTGTGGAGAAATTAGATTAGGACTTGAGAACTTTTCAAGGCTCTATTTGAATCTTAGACACAGTGAGAAAACAGTAAAGGAAAACTTAGAAGAGAAAACATTTGTGAGTAAAAAGACGAGTTTCATCTCATTTGAACTGTTCTCCCCAAGATTCAAACAAAACCCAAATTTAGCAGAttgaaagaaagtaaatgataaaatgaaTGAAGCATTGATACCGAAGTGCGACAGTTCCTGGACGGTATCGGTGGGGCTTCTTGACTCCACCAGTGGTGGGAGCTGACTTCCTGGCAGCCTTCacatattaaacaaagaaaaaaaaaaggttatcaGTTAAAGAATTCTCATGTTCATCGAGACACAGTCGATGCTCCCTTTTGGAGGCTGAACATAATTCTCTGTCTAAAGAACAGAGAGTTTCTTTGAGAAACCTTTGAcagaaattttttcaaaatttgttatgAAACAAATTGTTTTGAGAACAAATTTGAGGTGTTTTGACTTGTTTTTTGTAGAATGTTgtaagaaataattgaaaagatagaaaatatttCTGAAAATTTAGTAACATACATAAGTGTGCCGTGCCTCACGAAGAATGAGCCAACAAAACtgctttcatatttgatttacgaaacaaaattttattcctGAAAATGATTGAGATTTCGAAAAGGTTGCCAAACACGTCCGAAGTTTGTAAGTTTGTTTTTTCCACAATTTTGTTATAGAACTCGAAAAAcaaagaatttgaatttcaaaagtataatttctcttcttttcctaaattttcttgGAATCAAACGAAGCTTAACAGAAAATAAAAGCCAAGAATGAAAAACGTCGCAAAGCCCTAATCAAATCCAAAAGAAAGCCATTGAGATGTTGTAAAACCCTAACACCCTGTTTGATTGACCAACCAGATTTGGaagccaaagaaaaaacaacctGAAATCTTAAAACAACCACAGCCTCcccatttttcacattttcagcCACCAAAAGGAACACAACGAAATCAAAGGACAAAAATCGTAAAACCAGGGGGTAAAAGGacgaagaagaaaacaaaaccaaaaaaaatcgAAACGTAAAGCAGAGAAACCCTACCTTTGTGGCAAGCTGCTTTCTTGGAGCCTTTCCTCCTGTGGATTTGCGAGCGGTTTGCTTCGTACGTGCCATTCCGATGAGATGAAGATTAAACCGCGAATATCTGCAAACCAATTTCCAAAAGCTCAATAACACACAGAAAAATTATTACAGAAAGAAGTAATACAGATTCTACAAAAATTTATTAGGGTTTGCAGTATCTTCGATTAccagaagaagagaagagaagctCGCCGCAATCGTAGGTGGAAACAATGtggaaaattgggattttacGTCAGGTATTGGGCTTTTATGGAACGGACTGATTCGGTTCAAGCTTCAAACTACACGTTTCATGCGGCTAATTTTGATTGGATGCTTAATTAAAAAAGTATGATAAATCTGAATGGCTGTGTATAGGGTTTTTGAACCGCTATAACTTCCATCATATAGAAGAAATCCCTCAAATAGATTGTATaactaaaaaatttctaaactCTTACTTCTTAAACACGCATACgcctatatataaaaatatatttatcattataaggttatattattttgattaaaaaaaaaaaattgggtagTCAATGACTAATGACTTATGACTTATGATTTTGTCTATGATAAAAGATTCAAAATTCAGTTTTTAAttgcattttattattattttggacttTTTTTAAggctaattttgattttttaaaattaaaatggattatAATGGCTTAAAACTCTTATTTATAAACATGGAGCAATAACAATACTACTTGCTAATATCTTACAATcttataaatagataaaattaattaatttaaaaaaagaaaaagaaaaaagtgtgATTTGATTTCAAAATGTCGAGTCACTTCATTACGTATCCTTTCAccaagaattcttttgttttcatttttttcacctCACATTATGAACTAATCTCGATTTCTTggttttacaaaaataatagcAACTATGTTGAATTCtttccaaaaaattttgttatgaAAGATTCGAGAGTGAAAGCATCACTCATTAGAATCGAATAAAGAGTAACTACAAGTGACTTATCTCATTGCCATCCATAACCACTTCTACATAAGCCTTTATCACTATCATAGT
Coding sequences:
- the LOC117913655 gene encoding histone H3.3; translated protein: MARTKQTARKSTGGKAPRKQLATKAARKSAPTTGGVKKPHRYRPGTVALREIRKYQKSTELLIRKLPFQRLVREIAQDFKTDLRFQSHAVLALQEAAEAYLVGLFEDTNLCAIHAKRVTIMPKDIQLARRIRGERA